The DNA window GGTGCTGATGGTTGGCGACAGTGCCAACGACGTCGCCTCGGCCAAGGCGGCGGGGGTCACGGTGGCGGTGGTGCGCTACGGCTACACCGACATACCCGCCGATGAGCTCAACGCCGATTTCGTGATGGACGACTTCCAGGGACTTCCGGCGGTTCTGGAGCAAATACTCGCGAGGGCGTGATGGCACCCCCGATCAAGGCGCTGATCTTCGACGTTGATGGCACGCTGGCGGAAACCGAGGAGGTTCACCGCCTGGCCTTCAATCGTGCCTTTGCCGAGGCCGGCTTGCCCTGGGTTTGGGAGTCCGACTTCTATGGTGAACTGCTCGCCGTGCATGGCGGCCGGGCGCGCCTCGTTCACTTCATCGAGCATTATGCGCCGCCGATGGCTGAAGAAGGCCGAAAGCAGATCGACGAGTTGCATGCCGCCAAGACGCGTCTGTTCGCCAAGCTGGTCGACCGGCGGCTCGCCCGGCCACGACCCGGCATCGAGCGACTGATCGACGACGCCCGTTCGCAAGGGCTCGCCGTGGTGCTGGCCACAACGTCGAGCGTCGAGAATGCCGAGGCGCTGATCCTCGCCAATTTCGGGCTGGATGGGCTGGAAAAGATCACTGCCATCGTCGGCGGTGCCGATGCCGTGCGGCCGAAGCCGGCGCCCGATGTCTACGAGCTGGCGCTGGCCCGGCTCGGCATTACGCCCCGCGCCGCGATTGTTTTCGAGGACAACGGCCCTGGCCTTGCCGCCGCAACGGCGGCCGGCATCCGCACCATCGTCACCCCCAGCCGCTATGCCGGGGACGACGACTTCAGCAGCGCCTTCGCCGTGCTGTCGCATCTGGGCGACACCTTCGAGCCCTACCATCATATCGCCGGCGTTGGCGACGAAGGGGGCACCGACATGGTGACGGTGGCCGCGTTGCAGCGCTGGGTGTCCGACGACGACGACATGCTGGGTCTGCTGACCATCGGCGGCCGGCCGGTGTACTGACCTCCGGGTCAGCCGAGCCCCACCGGGAATCCCTTGAACGGCTTGATCTCCTTCAGCACGAAGGTCGTCTGCATCTCCTTGATGCGCGGCAGGCGGCGGATCACCGTCATGGCAAAATCGGCATAGGTGTCGAGGTCGGGCGAGACGACCTGCAACAGGAAGTCGGCGTCGCCAGCGATCGAATAGCAGGCGATCACCTCGCGGAGGCGGGCGACGCTCCTGGAGAACTCCTCCGCTTCGGCCTCGCTGTGACTGTCGATCTTGACGCGAACGAAGGCCAGCACGCCGAGGCCGATCTTCTGGCGATCGAGCGCGGCGCTGTAGCCGCCGATGACGCGGCTATCCTCCAGTTGCTTCACGCGTCGCCAGCAGGGTGATGTCGATAAGCCGACCTCGGCCGCCAGCGCCTGGTTGGTCAGGCGACCATCACCCTGCAGCGCATCGAGAATTCTGACGTCGACCGGTTCGAGTGATGGAATTGGCACGATCTACCTCATGAAAGCTAAAGCTGGGTAGACTCTACCTCAATTTCCTCTCCGGTCGCAAATTCGGGAAAAAATTGCCCTGATGACACGGATATTCTGCCGGCATCGTTCATTTGTTCCGGAGTTATCATGCCGCCTGACAGCCGCCTCGCCATCGTCGTCAATCCCGACCTGCCGCTGGGTCTTCTCGCCAACACGGTCGGTGCCATCGGCATCGGCCTTGGTGCCCGCCTGCCATGGCTCGGCAACCGGCCGCTGACCGACGCCGATGGCCAAACCATCGACGACAGTTCCATCCTTCCCGTTCCCATTTTGGCTGCCACGCCCGAGGCCATCCGCGCACTCATGATCAAGGCGATGCCGCGCGATGACGATCGGGCGCTGGTGGTGTTTCCGGCCTTCTCGCGGTCGCTGCACGACTATCGCGAGTACGAGGCACTGCTGCCGGACAAACGCCTTGCCGACGAGGTGATCGACGGCCTTGGCTTATGCGGCCCGGCCAAGTGGGTGAAGTCGCTGACCGGCTCGCTACGATTATTGCGCTAACCTCAGCGGAACGGCCGGCTCAGGAACTGCGAGCCACGAAGACCGAAGCGCCAGGGGCGCTCGGCCGCCTTGGTGATGCCGATGCGGGGACCGACGACGATGTCGGGCGTGTCATCGCGTGGCATCAACTGAAAGGGCGGCGCTTCGAGCGACAGGCCGTCGTGGGCGATGGTGATGCCGAGCGCCTCGGTCAGCCGGCCAGGACCGGAAGCGAGGAGGCGCGGCTCGGTCGTTCGCCGCCGCTCCGCCATCGTCGCGAGACCGGCGGTTGGTTCGATCGCCCGCAGCAGTACGGCGGCGCCGTGACCGATCGGGCCGGTGACGATGTTGAAGCACCAGTGAACGCCGTAGGAACGGTAGACATAGGCGGTGAGCGGCGGGCCGAACATCGCCTTGTTGCGCGGTCGCTCGCCGGCGAAGGCATGCGAGGCGGGATCATCGGGCTCGTAGGCTTCGGTCTCGGCGATGATGCCGCCGACGCCGTCGACCAGAAGCGTTGCGCCAATCAACATCGGCGCCAGCTCGAGCGCGGGCAGGGCAGAGAGGGCGGCGATCATGATGGCTTCCGGGCGGCGTGGCGGCTGGGTGCGACACTCTTGAGATAGGCGAGCCAGAGCAGCCGTGTAAAGCCAATCTGTCGCGCGGCGAAGTGCTGCCAGTCCCTAGGGTTCGCGAACGCTGCTTATCCGAGCCTCACCGGCGAAATCAGATCGCCGATGAGGCCTTGTCTCCCTCTATTCCTTATTCCATCTCGACGACGATTTTGCCAAACGGACCCCGGTTGAGGTGGTCGAGCGCGGCCGGGAGGTTTTCGAGCGGATAGCGCTTGTCGATCACGGGCTTGAGGCCGGTGCGATCCACCGCCGCGACGAGATCTTTCAACGCCCGCCGGTGGCCGACGCCAATCCCTTGCACCGTAACGTTCTTCAGCATCAGCGGGCCGGCGGGGGCCGCGATGTCGAATCCCTCCAGCACGCCGATCTGGTAGATGCGG is part of the Pleomorphomonas sp. PLEO genome and encodes:
- a CDS encoding DNA-3-methyladenine glycosylase; this encodes MIAALSALPALELAPMLIGATLLVDGVGGIIAETEAYEPDDPASHAFAGERPRNKAMFGPPLTAYVYRSYGVHWCFNIVTGPIGHGAAVLLRAIEPTAGLATMAERRRTTEPRLLASGPGRLTEALGITIAHDGLSLEAPPFQLMPRDDTPDIVVGPRIGITKAAERPWRFGLRGSQFLSRPFR
- a CDS encoding DUF2000 domain-containing protein; this encodes MPPDSRLAIVVNPDLPLGLLANTVGAIGIGLGARLPWLGNRPLTDADGQTIDDSSILPVPILAATPEAIRALMIKAMPRDDDRALVVFPAFSRSLHDYREYEALLPDKRLADEVIDGLGLCGPAKWVKSLTGSLRLLR
- a CDS encoding HAD-IA family hydrolase, which codes for MAPPIKALIFDVDGTLAETEEVHRLAFNRAFAEAGLPWVWESDFYGELLAVHGGRARLVHFIEHYAPPMAEEGRKQIDELHAAKTRLFAKLVDRRLARPRPGIERLIDDARSQGLAVVLATTSSVENAEALILANFGLDGLEKITAIVGGADAVRPKPAPDVYELALARLGITPRAAIVFEDNGPGLAAATAAGIRTIVTPSRYAGDDDFSSAFAVLSHLGDTFEPYHHIAGVGDEGGTDMVTVAALQRWVSDDDDMLGLLTIGGRPVY
- a CDS encoding Lrp/AsnC family transcriptional regulator; the protein is MPIPSLEPVDVRILDALQGDGRLTNQALAAEVGLSTSPCWRRVKQLEDSRVIGGYSAALDRQKIGLGVLAFVRVKIDSHSEAEAEEFSRSVARLREVIACYSIAGDADFLLQVVSPDLDTYADFAMTVIRRLPRIKEMQTTFVLKEIKPFKGFPVGLG